TCATGGAAACGTATTGATATTCGATAACGTAGACCGAGAAAAACTACAAGCGAGCGTTGATCTGGGCTGGAGTTATGACCGTTCTGACCCACACCGATCCCGATTGGAGTACTATCTTCTCCATTGAGGCTATCAATGAGCCAACTCAGGACGCTACCAAGACCCCTGGATACGGTGACTGTACGTGTGTAGTTTTTTGGGCTTACAAACACTGCTAATTAATTAATTAATTAATTATCATTTGTAGATCAAAAACGATTCGTCAAAGTTGTCCGACTCGTCGAATTCGGCCTTGGAGTCCGGTGCCCAGAGACCGATTACAccaagatcttcaccaaACCTTCGTATAAAAAATCCTTTGACAAGGGCTTGATTGCCGTCGCTGCTCAAGTGGAAGACAAGGTGCTTGCTGAGGTGTTGAAAGAGGTAAACGCTGCCATGAAAACAATAAACGCCGACCTTAACCTCAGCGTTGACCTGGACGTCGATGTGTCTTTATCGGTGTCGGTCGACGAATCCGTGCCGGACGTCGAGAAACGCGAGGCGGCAGAACCGATCGTTCCTCATGGATCCAGCTTTGAACGCCGCAACGCTCGCAGGCGTCTCCATCACGAACGAGGCCTCTCAGCCAAGTTTGGCAAGGACGTATGCCGTAATTGCTTGTCAACTTCGTAAGTCATACTCAAATTAAccaaaataaataaataaatggAAACTTATTGTGCCTATCCGGATAGATTCCAAAATATGCACTGGCAATACAACAACCCACCGTGCGTATTATCATTTATGTTTTGTGTAACTGAATGCTGAGTATTCAACAGCAACCCGGCTGATGCTGCTAATGGACCTCAAGTCTACGATGCTCACTTGTATTTCTCGTTTGGTAAGCCGTGTGACCGCCCGAGCCGAATCGTCCCTAATCTTCATCCCAGGTGGCGTTGCTGACCCCAATCCCGAGTCCTATATGAAAACCATCTGCAGTAAGTACCTGCTCGCTTGGACGCTCCAATAAATCTCAATTGTATTATTAGATACAAACCGCGTGGCAGAGGCAACGGCGGTCGGCAACCGCCCGCTTGTATTCGGCGAATGGTCTGTCGCCACCAACTTCAAGACTGAGCCTCAGTTCTACAAGGATTGTGAGTAGCACTCCCATGTCGTGTTAGAGAATTGACTAATGCCATATACAGGGCTGGATGCCCAGAGGACTATCTATGCTGGTCAGGCCGACGGCTGGCTCTTCTGGAGTTACAAGCTTGAagagggcaacaagtacaCTCCTGACATGTACGTCTTATTTCACTTATACACCAACAGCGCACTAATCATTTTTTAACTCAGGTCATGGTCTGCGACTTACAATGCTGGGTACTTTGACCCGAAGGATCCCAGCAAGCTTAACAACCCAGATATTTGCAAGCCTTGGATCGCAAACAGCACCGCTACCTCGGCTTGAGATACCATATTTATTATATTCCTTGGCTTCAGTCGGGTGTAATTCCACACTAATACTTATTTATTGTCTTCGTCCAAGAGGCTCTGCACGGGTGTGGATCTACTTAATTTGAGAAACGATATTAAATATTCTTCACCGGGTTAAAACGTTGATTGGCTTTGACCTTCGCAATCAGGAAGCTCAATAGGTTCCTGGTGGGCCCTGAGCGCGATACCCTTGAATTCCTAGTACTACAGAGATTATCTCCGTATATTGGGCTGTATCTTGCTCGCAAACATTTTGTGAACCCAATGACCTGACTCAAAGAACTGGAAGATCTTAAGCCAGCATGACAAGCTTCATATGTATGGTCATATGACAATTGCAAGTATCTTACAGGGATTTTTGGTCCCGATTGATCCCCCGCAGGACCGTTTCATTAATTACCTCATCGCTCATTCTGAAGCGCTGGAGC
The Rhizoctonia solani chromosome 8, complete sequence DNA segment above includes these coding regions:
- a CDS encoding Cellulase (glycosyl hydrolase family 5 protein); the encoded protein is MRLHSVALGTGLLGASAVSAAKNSLPVNKVYGTNLGSWLLAEPWMFPNEWVNKMGGDSCEADCSSCAFSEFDLVKKLGQEQADKVFNEHWATWFTEKDADIIKNAGLNTIRIPLGYWIVESLVDRSTEYYPRGGMKYLKKGLRWLKQRGIHVMLDHHALPGVASANQMFAGRCTTDVQFYTEKNYKRALIWAGVMTVLTHTDPDWSTIFSIEAINEPTQDATKTPGYGDYQKRFVKVVRLVEFGLGVRCPETDYTKIFTKPSYKKSFDKGLIAVAAQVEDKVLAEVLKEVNAAMKTINADLNLSVDLDVDVSLSVSVDESVPDVEKREAAEPIVPHGSSFERRNARRRLHHERGLSAKFGKDVCRNCLSTSFQNMHWQYNNPPNPADAANGPQVYDAHLYFSFGGVADPNPESYMKTICNTNRVAEATAVGNRPLVFGEWSVATNFKTEPQFYKDWLDAQRTIYAGQADGWLFWSYKLEEGNKYTPDMSWSATYNAGYFDPKDPSKLNNPDICKPWIANSTATSA